The Myxosarcina sp. GI1 nucleotide sequence AAGTTCTTTTAACTTTGCCTGTTGAGAAAGATGATATGGGAGTAGCTTAACTAAAGAGCCAATTGAAGCGATCGCAATTATCCAGCTAAAAATCAGCTTGAGCCAAACTTCACCAGTAACTCCACGATAAGTACTTTTTTTGTGAGAACGCTGCGATCGGGGTCGATTTCGATCCATTTAAATAACTCCATTACTAAGCTCTGGCTGAGACTTTAGATTAGCAATTTTTTAGTCTTTTGCCGATCTAAAACTCAGCTTTAGCTAGCAAGGAGCTATTTATTTCCAGACTTTAGCAGTCTTGAGTAATTAAAGACTTATTTGTAAAGTTCTGTAGACAGACGAATTGCCATAATTCCGGGAATTAAAGCCACCAACAAAGCTACAAAAACTTGAGTATCAGATAAAGGCATAAAAATTTACTCCTGTTTAAACTTAAAAAAAGATATTCATTCCTTAATTTGCGTCATAATTGACCCCAAACCAAACAAATCGTTACAAGATGCAACATAATTAATAAAAGCGGTGAGAACCTGGCAAGGAAACCTCGCTTAAG carries:
- the psaM gene encoding photosystem I reaction center subunit XII encodes the protein MPLSDTQVFVALLVALIPGIMAIRLSTELYK